A genomic segment from Yimella sp. cx-51 encodes:
- a CDS encoding thioredoxin domain-containing protein yields MANRLASATSPYLLQHADNPVDWWEWGEEAFNEARRRNVPILLSVGYAACHWCHVMAHESFEDEATAVLMNEKFVNIKVDREERPDIDSIYMNATSAMTGHGGWPMTCVLDHEGLPFFAGTYFPPQPRHGQPSFTQVLQFLSDAWTDRRDDVRGAAEALREHLNREATGGAPISSAEIGRAAQLLAAEFDSRAKGFGGAPKFPPSMVLDFLRLRGTHGDDRSRQMLEETAEAMARGGMYDQLGGGFARYSVDADWVVPHFEKMLYDNAQLLAVYARLGTPLGDRVARETADFLLRELMVDGGALASSLDADTEGVEGKFYAWTPQQLIEVLGPDDAAWAATTFGVTERGTFEHGSSVLQLRQDVDDNERLADVRAKLFAAREQRVRPGRDDKVVAAWNGLAISGLVAAAQALAGDPYLRAAERIADYLLTVHVVEGRLRRVSRDGEVGRPAAVLEDLGCLAGGLLDLAAATNRVDLLDAARALLDDAIERFRAQDGGFYDTAVDAETLIARPREAVDNASPSGLSSVVDALITFTALSGDTRYDEIAGEALASMHEVASRAPRFAGRALVAAHRLATGPEQVAVVGEPGQQRDTLVSAALRRFGGPVAVGDGVHASLPVLAQRSAVAGGAAAFVCRGQVCDLPVTSAERLLGGAHHG; encoded by the coding sequence CGAGGCGCGTCGCCGCAACGTCCCCATCCTGCTGAGTGTCGGGTATGCCGCCTGCCACTGGTGCCACGTGATGGCGCACGAGTCGTTCGAGGACGAGGCGACGGCAGTGTTGATGAACGAGAAGTTCGTCAACATCAAGGTCGACCGCGAAGAGCGTCCCGACATCGACTCCATCTACATGAATGCCACCAGTGCGATGACCGGCCACGGTGGCTGGCCGATGACATGCGTGCTCGACCACGAAGGTCTGCCCTTCTTCGCCGGCACCTACTTCCCGCCGCAGCCGCGGCACGGACAGCCGTCCTTCACGCAGGTGCTGCAGTTCCTCAGCGACGCCTGGACCGATCGGCGCGACGATGTACGCGGCGCCGCCGAGGCGCTCCGGGAGCATCTCAACCGCGAGGCGACCGGCGGCGCACCGATCAGCAGTGCCGAGATCGGCCGGGCTGCGCAGCTGCTGGCAGCCGAATTCGACAGTCGCGCAAAGGGCTTCGGCGGGGCGCCGAAGTTTCCACCATCGATGGTGCTGGACTTCCTTCGGCTGCGCGGCACCCACGGCGACGACCGTTCGCGGCAGATGCTGGAAGAGACGGCCGAGGCGATGGCCCGAGGCGGGATGTACGACCAGCTCGGTGGCGGTTTCGCGCGCTACAGCGTCGACGCCGATTGGGTGGTGCCGCACTTCGAGAAGATGCTCTACGACAACGCGCAACTGCTGGCGGTCTATGCGCGTCTCGGCACCCCGCTCGGCGACCGCGTCGCCCGGGAGACCGCTGACTTCCTACTGCGCGAGTTGATGGTTGACGGTGGCGCACTCGCGAGCTCGCTGGACGCCGACACCGAGGGTGTCGAAGGCAAGTTCTACGCCTGGACCCCGCAGCAGCTCATCGAGGTGCTCGGTCCAGACGATGCCGCGTGGGCCGCCACGACCTTCGGGGTGACCGAGCGGGGCACCTTCGAGCACGGCAGCTCGGTGCTGCAACTGCGCCAGGACGTCGACGACAACGAACGGTTGGCGGACGTCCGGGCGAAACTGTTCGCTGCGCGTGAGCAGCGGGTCCGCCCGGGACGCGATGACAAGGTGGTCGCCGCGTGGAACGGGCTGGCGATCAGTGGCCTGGTGGCGGCGGCCCAAGCTCTCGCTGGGGACCCCTACCTGCGTGCCGCGGAGCGCATCGCCGACTACCTGCTCACGGTGCACGTCGTCGAGGGCAGGTTGCGACGTGTCTCCCGCGACGGCGAGGTCGGTAGGCCGGCGGCCGTGTTGGAAGACCTCGGGTGCCTCGCCGGTGGACTCCTCGATCTGGCCGCTGCCACCAACCGGGTCGATCTCCTCGACGCAGCCAGGGCACTCCTGGACGACGCCATTGAACGATTCCGAGCGCAGGACGGTGGCTTCTACGACACCGCCGTCGACGCCGAGACCCTCATCGCCCGCCCGCGTGAGGCGGTCGACAACGCCAGCCCGTCGGGCTTGTCGTCCGTGGTCGATGCATTGATCACCTTCACTGCGCTCAGCGGTGACACACGCTACGACGAGATCGCCGGCGAGGCGCTTGCGTCCATGCACGAAGTGGCCAGTCGCGCTCCTCGCTTCGCCGGACGGGCGCTGGTGGCTGCGCATCGCTTGGCGACCGGCCCCGAGCAGGTCGCGGTGGTGGGGGAGCCCGGTCAGCAACGCGACACCCTGGTGTCGGCGGCACTACGGCGGTTCGGCGGTCCTGTCGCGGTCGGCGATGGCGTCCACGCGAGTCTGCCGGTGCTGGCGCAACGTTCCGCAGTCGCGGGTGGTGCGGCAGCGTTCGTCTGCCGTGGCCAGGTCTGTGATCTTCCTGTCACCTCGGCAGAGCGCCTGCTCGGTGGTGCGCACCACGGCTGA
- a CDS encoding DUF808 domain-containing protein: protein MAGGLAALLDDIATLARAAAASVDDVGAAALKASAKASGVVVDDTAVTPRYVTGIQPNRELPIIKRIAIGSLRNKLLFILPAIMLASEFVPWIIMPVLMVGGAFLAFEGAEKLYEALSGKHDKDESNEGKSEEEIASGAIRTDFILSSEIMVISLNEVANESFWSRLSILVVVAIFITVLVYGVVGLIVKMDDIGLHMAKKDSAGSQKFGTALVKAMPKVLSGLSVIGIAAMLWVGGHIMLMALDDIGWKWPYAQVHHLEEWVRHSTGGAGGVLGWVANTLASALVGLVVGAVITAIVLKFFHKDHSEQDHAVDLEKDAGRDTGDAAAH, encoded by the coding sequence ATGGCCGGAGGACTTGCTGCACTTCTCGACGACATCGCGACCCTTGCTCGCGCTGCCGCCGCATCCGTCGACGACGTCGGTGCCGCGGCACTGAAGGCGAGTGCGAAGGCATCCGGTGTGGTGGTGGACGACACCGCGGTGACTCCGCGTTACGTCACCGGCATCCAGCCCAACCGTGAGCTGCCGATCATCAAGCGGATCGCGATCGGGTCGCTGCGTAACAAGCTGCTGTTCATCCTCCCGGCGATCATGCTCGCCTCGGAGTTCGTGCCGTGGATCATCATGCCGGTGCTCATGGTCGGTGGTGCCTTCCTGGCCTTCGAGGGGGCCGAGAAGCTCTACGAGGCACTCTCAGGCAAGCACGACAAGGACGAGTCGAACGAAGGCAAGTCGGAGGAAGAGATCGCCTCCGGTGCCATCCGCACCGACTTCATCCTCTCCTCCGAGATCATGGTGATCTCGCTGAACGAGGTTGCCAACGAGAGCTTCTGGTCACGGCTGTCGATCCTGGTCGTGGTGGCCATCTTCATCACCGTGCTGGTCTACGGCGTGGTCGGTCTGATCGTGAAGATGGACGACATCGGCCTGCACATGGCCAAGAAGGACTCCGCCGGCAGCCAGAAGTTCGGCACCGCGCTGGTCAAGGCCATGCCCAAGGTGCTCTCCGGACTGTCGGTCATCGGTATCGCCGCAATGCTCTGGGTGGGCGGCCACATCATGCTCATGGCGCTGGACGACATCGGCTGGAAGTGGCCCTACGCCCAGGTGCACCACCTGGAGGAGTGGGTGCGTCATTCCACCGGTGGTGCGGGCGGCGTCCTCGGATGGGTGGCGAACACCCTCGCCTCAGCGCTGGTCGGTCTGGTCGTCGGCGCGGTCATCACCGCGATCGTGCTGAAGTTCTTCCACAAGGATCACAGT